The following coding sequences lie in one Homalodisca vitripennis isolate AUS2020 chromosome X, UT_GWSS_2.1, whole genome shotgun sequence genomic window:
- the LOC124369320 gene encoding myogenesis-regulating glycosidase produces the protein MIVCFLLVFFAAYTCSHGGLVERPFYLAEDLQLNIHNGKIHFTLPNKENDDVLMGEFGTMLPSHLKSPQVCDNDQDNCLQFSSNIRLNAVKVGQCYKIEWFTSGNLTLSDCFDYGNDSWYGGPENSKQYWPFNNMTFNMFSYITKQDQNQAVAEPYWLTSSGGYIYVNKTVPLFIDSNNLYPNGLCLISQQTPPYLPRNGSYLGYKICMYNNAKQAHMNAVKNDLGKPTGVPDERMVQHPIWSTWVRFKYDVNATAVKAFAQDIVDYGFNNSQIEIDDNWESCYGSAQFNKSRFPNMAKLATELNEMGFRITLWNHPFINTNCNLFTTLKNKGYLVKDQSGNVVSSWWDGIGGVIDFTNPDAANWYLNRRRTLMKNNKIDSLKMDAGESSWLPQIPALNSSIYDQPNAFTSAYVRTVSKFNSMIEIRAGHLSQDLPTFVRMLDKDSKWTFENGLPTLLTTLFQLNLNGYTLVLPDMVGGNAYGKDVVTKELFIRWLQANTFMPSIQFSAAPWDFDNETVEISKKFTALHYSYSNKIITQMEKCVNTGVPVNTPIWWIAPEDKVAHSVWSEYMLGNNLLVAPVVEEGAVSRDIYLPKGKWRDEVYQQKIYHGPKWLKDYPAPLDTLPYFTRVGKRTEEDEDM, from the exons CATACACATGCAGCCATGGTGGACTTGTGGAAAGGCCATTTTACTTAGCAGAGGATCTCCAGTTGAACATCCATAATGGAAAAATTCATTTCACCCTTCCTAACAAGG AAAATGATGATGTTTTAATGGGTGAGTTTGGAACAATGTTACCTTCACATCTGAAATCACCTCAAGTTTGTGACAATGACCAAGACAATTGCCTTCAGTTTAGCTCTAATATACGACTGAATGCAGTGAAGGTTGGTCAATGCTACAAAATAGAATGGTTCACCAGTGGAAATCTGACACTTTCAGATTGCTTCGACTATGGCAATGACAGCTGGTATGGAGGTCCTGAGAACAGCAAGCAGTATTGGCCCTTCAACAACATGACATTCAATATGTTCTCGTACATCACTAAGCAGGACCAAAACCAGGCAGTAGCTGAACCCTATTGGCTTACCTCTTCAGGAGGTTACATCTATGTTAACAAAACTGTTCCTTTGTTTATTGATTCTAACAATTTATATCCAAACGGCTTATGCCTTATATCTCAGCAAACTCCTCCATACTTACCTAGAAATGGATCGTACTTAGGTTATAAGATTTGTATGTACAATAATGCTAAACAAGCTCATATGAATGCTGTCAAGAATGATTTGGGAAAACCAACTGGAGTCCCAGATGAGAGGATGGTGCAGCACCCTATATGGTCAACTTGGGTTCGGTTCAAGTATGATGTCAATGCCACTGCTGTGAAGGCCTTTGCACAGGATATTGTTGACTATGGATTCAACAATAGCCAGATTGAAATTGATGACAATTGGGAAAGTTGCTATGGAAGTGCCCAATTTAACAAGTCTCGTTTCCCCAATATGGCAAAGCTTGCTACAGAACTCAATGAAATGGGCTTCAGGATAACTCTCTGGAATCACCCCTTCATCAATACGAACTGTAATCtatttacaactttgaaaaataaaggGTATTTAGTGAAAGACCAGAGTGGGAATGTGGTGAGCTCCTGGTGGGACGGAATAGGAGGTGTCATCGACTTCACTAATCCTGATGCTGCCAACTGGTATCTAAACCGCCGCAGAACACtaatgaaaaacaacaaaattgacaGCTTGAAAATGGATGCAGGAGAAAGCAGCTGGCTACCTCag atacCTGCATTAAATTCCAGCATCTATGACCAACCAAATGCATTTACGTCAGCTTACGTGAGGACAGTTTCCAAATTCAACAGTATGATAGAGATACGAGCAGGCCACCTCTCACAAGACCTGCCCACCTTTGTGCGGATGTTGGACAAAGACTCCAAGTGGACTTTTGAAAATGGCTTACCTACTCTGCTTACAACTCTATTCCAACTGAACCTCAATGGTTACACTCTTGTGTTGCCAGATATGGTGGGAGGTAACGCCTATGGCAAAGATGTTGTTACCAAGGAACTCTTCATAAGATGGCTCCAGGCTAACACCTTCATGCCATCCATTCAGTTTTCTGCTGCTCCATGGGATTTTGATAATGAg ACTGTGGAAATCTCCAAGAAATTCACCGCATTACATTATTCTTACTCAAACAAGATAATCACGCAAATGGAAAAGTGTGTGAATACAGGAGTGCCAGTAAATACACCCATTTGGTGGATTGCTCCCGAAGACAAAGTAGCTCATTCAGTTTGGTCAG AGTACATGTTGGGCAACAATTTGTTGGTGGCTCCAGTAGTGGAGGAGGGGGCAGTTTCTCGGGATATCTACCTGCCAAAGGGCAAGTGGAGGGATGAAGTATATCAACAGAAGATATATCATGGACCTAAGTGGTTGAAGGACTACCCTGCTCCCCTTGATACCTTACCTTACTTCACTCGTGTTGGCAAGAGAACTGAAGAAGATGAAGATATGTAA